Proteins encoded by one window of Glycine soja cultivar W05 chromosome 15, ASM419377v2, whole genome shotgun sequence:
- the LOC114388714 gene encoding copper-transporting ATPase PAA1, chloroplastic-like isoform X2, translating into MSFYLSIPIAVDSSSSLTVTQMALFKSLEQKHHRHFVRGRVSVIRPLHRRLNSVTPLRCSSSGDDATITLHVGGMMCEGCANSVKKIIESRPQVLSAHVNLTSETATVSPVPEQKTAPDGLKQLGEELAQHLTTCGFTSTLRDQEDSS; encoded by the exons ATGtctttttatctttcaattCCGATCGCTGTGGATTCTTCGTCGTCTTTGACGGTGACGCAGATGGCGCTTTTCAAATCTCTGGAGCAGAAGCACCACCGTCATTTCGTAAGAGGCAGAGTCAGTGTTATTAGACCACTTCATCGCCGCCTCAACTCCGTTACGCCTCTGCGGTGCTCTTCCTCCGGCGACGACGCCACCATTACTCTCCACGTTGGG GGAATGATGTGCGAGGGATGTGCAAATAGcgtcaaaaaaattatagaaagccGA CCACAAGTGCTATCTGCTCATGTAAATTTGACATCCGAGACAGCAACCGTTTCCCCTGTGCCTGAACAAAAAACTGCACCAGATGGCCTAAAGCAATTGGGGGAGGAACTTGCGCAGCATTTAACTACATGTGGTTTTACTTCTACCCTTCGAg ATCAAGAAGATAGCAGCTGA
- the LOC114388714 gene encoding copper-transporting ATPase PAA1, chloroplastic-like isoform X1: MSFYLSIPIAVDSSSSLTVTQMALFKSLEQKHHRHFVRGRVSVIRPLHRRLNSVTPLRCSSSGDDATITLHVGGMMCEGCANSVKKIIESRPQVLSAHVNLTSETATVSPVPEQKTAPDGLKQLGEELAQHLTTCGFTSTLRVADQEDSS, encoded by the exons ATGtctttttatctttcaattCCGATCGCTGTGGATTCTTCGTCGTCTTTGACGGTGACGCAGATGGCGCTTTTCAAATCTCTGGAGCAGAAGCACCACCGTCATTTCGTAAGAGGCAGAGTCAGTGTTATTAGACCACTTCATCGCCGCCTCAACTCCGTTACGCCTCTGCGGTGCTCTTCCTCCGGCGACGACGCCACCATTACTCTCCACGTTGGG GGAATGATGTGCGAGGGATGTGCAAATAGcgtcaaaaaaattatagaaagccGA CCACAAGTGCTATCTGCTCATGTAAATTTGACATCCGAGACAGCAACCGTTTCCCCTGTGCCTGAACAAAAAACTGCACCAGATGGCCTAAAGCAATTGGGGGAGGAACTTGCGCAGCATTTAACTACATGTGGTTTTACTTCTACCCTTCGAg TGGCAGATCAAGAAGATAGCAGCTGA